A region of Macaca thibetana thibetana isolate TM-01 chromosome 20, ASM2454274v1, whole genome shotgun sequence DNA encodes the following proteins:
- the ITGAX gene encoding integrin alpha-X isoform X1: MTRTRAALLLFTALATSLGFNLDTEELTAFRVDSAGFGDSVVQYANSWVVVGAPQERTAANQTGGLYQCGYSTGACEPIGLQVPPEAVNMSLGLSLAATTSPPQLLACGPTVHHGCGRNMYLTGRCFLLAPTQLTRRLPASGQECPRQELDIVFLIDGSGSISSGNFAKMMNFVRAVINQFQRPSTQFSLMQFSSKFDIHFTFEEFRRTSNPLDLLASVHQLTGFTHTATAIQKVVRELFQASHGARGDATKILIVITDGRKEGDSLDYKDVIPMADAAGITRYAIGVGSAFQNRNSWKELNDIASKPSQEHIFKVEDFDALKDIQNQLKEKIFAIEGTETTSSSSFELEMAQEGFSAVFTPDGPILGAVGSFTWSGGAFLYPPNMNPTFINMSQENVDMRDSYLGYSTELALWKGVQNLVLGAPRYQHTGKAAIFTQVSGQWRLKAEVTGTQIGSYFGASLCSVDVDGDGSTDLILIGAPHYYEQTRGGQVSVCPLPRGWRRWWCDAVLHGEQGHPWGRFGAALTVLGDVNGDKLTDVVIGAPGEEENQGAVYLFHGALGPSIGPSHSQRIAGSQLSPRLQYFGQALSGGQDLTQDGLVDLAVGARGQALLLRTRPVLWVQVSIQFKPAEIPRSAFECREQMVSDQILGQSSICLYIDKRSKNLLGSHDLQSSLTVDLALDPGRLSPRATFQETKNRSLSRVQVLGLETYCETFTLLLPTCVEDSVTPITLRLNFTLVGEPLPAFRNLRPMLAADAQRYFMASLPFEKNCGADHICQDDLGISFSFPGLKTLLVGSNLELNAEVMVWNDGEDSYGTTITFSHPAGLSYRHVAEGQKQGQLRSLRLTCDSAPVGSQGTWTTSCRINHLIFRGGAQITFLATFDVSPKAVLGDRLLLTANVSSENNTPRTNKTTFQLALPLKYAVYTVASSHEQSTKYLNFSDSEEKENHVAVHRYQAGGGDAGAWAGVGGWEPETGEGCGLWRGLCPQRPLCRLITWDRGTCLSASTSGCLWS; the protein is encoded by the exons ATGACCAGGACCAGGGCAGCGCTCCTCCTGTTCACAG CCTTAGCAACTTCTCTGGGTTTCAATTTGGACACAGAGGAGCTGACAGCCTTCCGTGTGGACAGCGCTGGGTTTGGAGACAGCGTGGTCCAGTATGCCAACTCCTG GGTGGTGGTTGGAGCCCCGCAAGAGAGAACAGCTGCCAACCAAACGGGCGGCCTCTACCAGTGCGGCTACAGCACCGGTGCCTGTGAGCCCATTGGCCTGCAGG TCCCCCCGGAGGCCGTGAACATGTCCCTGGGCCTGTCCCTGGCGGCTACCACCAGCCCCCCCCAGCTGCTG gccTGCGGCCCCACCGTGCACCACGGGTGTGGGAGGAACATGTACCTGACTGGACGCTGCTTCCTCCTGGCCCCCACCCAGCTCACCCGGAGGCTCCCGGCGTCCGGGCAGG AGTGCCCAAGACAGGAGCTGGACATTGTGTTCCTGATTGATGGCTCGGGCAGCATCTCCTCTGGCAACTTTGCCAAGATGATGAACTTCGTGAGAGCTGTGATAAACCAGTTCCAGAGACCCAGCACCCAG TTTTCCCTGATGCAGTTCTCCAGTAAATTCGACATACACTTCACTTTCGAGGAATTCAGGCGCACCTCAAACCCCCTCGACCTGTTGGCTTCTGTTCACCAGCTGACAGGGTTCACACACACGGCCACTGCCATCCAAAAAGTCGT GCGCGAATTGTTCCAGGCCTCACATGGGGCCCGTGGGGATGCCACCAAAATTCTCATTGTCATCACTGATGGGAGGAAAGAAGGCGACAGCCTGGATTATAAGGATGTCATCCCCATGGCTGATGCAGCAGGCATCACCCGCTATGCAATTGGG gttgGATCAGCttttcaaaacagaaactctTGGAAAGAATTAAATGACATTGCATCGAAGCCCTCCCAGGAACACATATTTAAAGTGGAGGACTTTGATGCTCTGAAAGATATTCAAAACCAGCTCAAGGAGAAGATCTTTGCCATTGAAG GTACGGAGACCACAAGCAGCAGCTCTTTCGAATTGGAGATGGCGCAGGAGGGCTTCAGCGCTGTGTTCACGCCT GATGGCCCCATTCTGGGGGCTGTGGGGAGCTTCACCTGGTCTGGAGGTGCCTTCCTGTACCCCCCAAATATGAACCCCACCTTCATCAACATGTCTCAGGAGAATGTGGACATGAGGGATTCTTACCTGG GTTACTCCACCGAGCTGGCTCTCTGGAAAGGGGTGCAGAACCTGGTCCTGGGGGCCCCCCGCTACCAGCACACCGGGAAGGCTGCCATCTTCACCCAGGTGTCCGGGCAATGGAGGCTGAAGGCCGAAGTCACGGGGACGCAG ATTGGTTCCTACTTCGGGGCCTCCCTCTGCTCTGTGGATGTGGACGGCGATGGCAGCACTGACCTGATCCTCATCGGGGCCCCCCATTACTACGAGCAGACCCGAGGGGGCCAGGTGTCCGTGTGTCCCTTGCCCAGGGGG TGGAGAAGGTGGTGGTGTGATGCTGTTCTCCACGGGGAGCAGGGCCACCCCTGGGGTCGCTTTGGGGCGGCTCTGACAGTGCTGGGGGATGTGAATGGGGACAAGCTGACGGACGTGGTCATCGGGGCCCCAGGAGAGGAAGAGAACCAGGGTGCTGTCTACCTGTTTCATGGAGCCTTGGGACCTAGCATCGGCCCCTCCCACAGCCAG CGGATCGCCGGCTCCCAGctctcccccaggctgcagtattTTGGGCAGGCACTCAGCGGGGGTCAAGACCTCACTCAGGATGGACTGGTGGACCTAGCTGTGGGGGCCCGGGGCCAGGCGCTCCTGCTCAG GACGAGACCTGTGCTCTGGGTGCAGGTGAGCATTCAGTTCAAACCTGCGGAGATCCCCAGGTCTGCATTTGAGTGTCGCGAGCAGATGGTCTCTGACCAGATCCTGGGACAGTCCAGCATCTGCCTTTACATTGACAAACGTTCCAAGAACCTGCTTGGGAGCC ATGACCTCCAAAGCTCTCTGACCGTGGACCTGGCTCTCGACCCTGGCCGCCTGAGTCCCCGTGCCACCTTCCAGGAAACAAAGAACCGGAGTCTGAGCCGAGTCCAAGTCCTCGGGCTGGAGACATACTGTGAAACCTTCACCCTGCTGCTCCCG ACCTGCGTGGAGGACTCTGTGACCCCCATCACCTTGCGTCTGAACTTCACGCTGGTGGGCGAGCCCCTCCCTGCCTTCAGAAACCTGCGGCCTATGCTGGCCGCCGATGCTCAGAGATACTTCATGGCCTCC CTCCCCTTTGAGAAGAACTGTGGAGCCGACCATATCTGCCAGGACGATCTCGGCATCTCCTTCAGCTTCCCAGG CCTGAAGACCCTGCTGGTGGGGAGTAACCTGGAGTTGAACGCAGAAGTGATGGTGTGGAATGACGGGGAAGACTCCTACGGAACCACCATCACCTTCTCCCACCCGGCAGGACTGTCCTACCGCCACGTGGCAGAGGGCCAG AAACAGGGGCAGCTGCGTTCCCTGCGCCTGACATGTGACAGCGCCCCAGTTGGAAGCCAGGGCACCTGGACTACCAGCTGCAGAATCAACCACCTCATCTTCCGTGGTGGCGCCCAG ATCACCTTCTTGGCTACCTTTGACGTCTCCCCCAAGGCTGTCCTGGGAGACCGGCTGCTTCTGACAGCCAATGTAAGCAG tGAGAACAACACCCCCAGGACGAACAAGACCACCTTCCAGCTGGCGCTCCCGCTGAAGTATGCCGTCTACACTGTGGCTAGCAG CCACGAACAATCCACCAAGTACCTCAACTTCTCAGACTCTGAGGAGAAGGAGAACCATGTGGCCGTGCACCGATACCAGGCAGGTGGTGGAGACGCAGGAgcctgggctggggtgggaggctgggagcCGGAGACTGGGGAGGGATGTGGGCTTTGGCGTGGGCTCTGCCCTCAGCGCCCTCTGTGCAGGTTAATAACCTGGGACAGAGGGACCTGCCTGTCAGCATCAACTTCTGGGTGCCTGTGGAGCTGA
- the ITGAX gene encoding integrin alpha-X isoform X2: MTRTRAALLLFTALATSLGFNLDTEELTAFRVDSAGFGDSVVQYANSWVVVGAPQERTAANQTGGLYQCGYSTGACEPIGLQVPPEAVNMSLGLSLAATTSPPQLLACGPTVHHGCGRNMYLTGRCFLLAPTQLTRRLPASGQECPRQELDIVFLIDGSGSISSGNFAKMMNFVRAVINQFQRPSTQFSLMQFSSKFDIHFTFEEFRRTSNPLDLLASVHQLTGFTHTATAIQKVVRELFQASHGARGDATKILIVITDGRKEGDSLDYKDVIPMADAAGITRYAIGVGSAFQNRNSWKELNDIASKPSQEHIFKVEDFDALKDIQNQLKEKIFAIEGTETTSSSSFELEMAQEGFSAVFTPDGPILGAVGSFTWSGGAFLYPPNMNPTFINMSQENVDMRDSYLGYSTELALWKGVQNLVLGAPRYQHTGKAAIFTQVSGQWRLKAEVTGTQIGSYFGASLCSVDVDGDGSTDLILIGAPHYYEQTRGGQVSVCPLPRGWRRWWCDAVLHGEQGHPWGRFGAALTVLGDVNGDKLTDVVIGAPGEEENQGAVYLFHGALGPSIGPSHSQRIAGSQLSPRLQYFGQALSGGQDLTQDGLVDLAVGARGQALLLRTRPVLWVQVSIQFKPAEIPRSAFECREQMVSDQILGQSSICLYIDKRSKNLLGSHDLQSSLTVDLALDPGRLSPRATFQETKNRSLSRVQVLGLETYCETFTLLLPTCVEDSVTPITLRLNFTLVGEPLPAFRNLRPMLAADAQRYFMASLPFEKNCGADHICQDDLGISFSFPGNRGSCVPCA; this comes from the exons ATGACCAGGACCAGGGCAGCGCTCCTCCTGTTCACAG CCTTAGCAACTTCTCTGGGTTTCAATTTGGACACAGAGGAGCTGACAGCCTTCCGTGTGGACAGCGCTGGGTTTGGAGACAGCGTGGTCCAGTATGCCAACTCCTG GGTGGTGGTTGGAGCCCCGCAAGAGAGAACAGCTGCCAACCAAACGGGCGGCCTCTACCAGTGCGGCTACAGCACCGGTGCCTGTGAGCCCATTGGCCTGCAGG TCCCCCCGGAGGCCGTGAACATGTCCCTGGGCCTGTCCCTGGCGGCTACCACCAGCCCCCCCCAGCTGCTG gccTGCGGCCCCACCGTGCACCACGGGTGTGGGAGGAACATGTACCTGACTGGACGCTGCTTCCTCCTGGCCCCCACCCAGCTCACCCGGAGGCTCCCGGCGTCCGGGCAGG AGTGCCCAAGACAGGAGCTGGACATTGTGTTCCTGATTGATGGCTCGGGCAGCATCTCCTCTGGCAACTTTGCCAAGATGATGAACTTCGTGAGAGCTGTGATAAACCAGTTCCAGAGACCCAGCACCCAG TTTTCCCTGATGCAGTTCTCCAGTAAATTCGACATACACTTCACTTTCGAGGAATTCAGGCGCACCTCAAACCCCCTCGACCTGTTGGCTTCTGTTCACCAGCTGACAGGGTTCACACACACGGCCACTGCCATCCAAAAAGTCGT GCGCGAATTGTTCCAGGCCTCACATGGGGCCCGTGGGGATGCCACCAAAATTCTCATTGTCATCACTGATGGGAGGAAAGAAGGCGACAGCCTGGATTATAAGGATGTCATCCCCATGGCTGATGCAGCAGGCATCACCCGCTATGCAATTGGG gttgGATCAGCttttcaaaacagaaactctTGGAAAGAATTAAATGACATTGCATCGAAGCCCTCCCAGGAACACATATTTAAAGTGGAGGACTTTGATGCTCTGAAAGATATTCAAAACCAGCTCAAGGAGAAGATCTTTGCCATTGAAG GTACGGAGACCACAAGCAGCAGCTCTTTCGAATTGGAGATGGCGCAGGAGGGCTTCAGCGCTGTGTTCACGCCT GATGGCCCCATTCTGGGGGCTGTGGGGAGCTTCACCTGGTCTGGAGGTGCCTTCCTGTACCCCCCAAATATGAACCCCACCTTCATCAACATGTCTCAGGAGAATGTGGACATGAGGGATTCTTACCTGG GTTACTCCACCGAGCTGGCTCTCTGGAAAGGGGTGCAGAACCTGGTCCTGGGGGCCCCCCGCTACCAGCACACCGGGAAGGCTGCCATCTTCACCCAGGTGTCCGGGCAATGGAGGCTGAAGGCCGAAGTCACGGGGACGCAG ATTGGTTCCTACTTCGGGGCCTCCCTCTGCTCTGTGGATGTGGACGGCGATGGCAGCACTGACCTGATCCTCATCGGGGCCCCCCATTACTACGAGCAGACCCGAGGGGGCCAGGTGTCCGTGTGTCCCTTGCCCAGGGGG TGGAGAAGGTGGTGGTGTGATGCTGTTCTCCACGGGGAGCAGGGCCACCCCTGGGGTCGCTTTGGGGCGGCTCTGACAGTGCTGGGGGATGTGAATGGGGACAAGCTGACGGACGTGGTCATCGGGGCCCCAGGAGAGGAAGAGAACCAGGGTGCTGTCTACCTGTTTCATGGAGCCTTGGGACCTAGCATCGGCCCCTCCCACAGCCAG CGGATCGCCGGCTCCCAGctctcccccaggctgcagtattTTGGGCAGGCACTCAGCGGGGGTCAAGACCTCACTCAGGATGGACTGGTGGACCTAGCTGTGGGGGCCCGGGGCCAGGCGCTCCTGCTCAG GACGAGACCTGTGCTCTGGGTGCAGGTGAGCATTCAGTTCAAACCTGCGGAGATCCCCAGGTCTGCATTTGAGTGTCGCGAGCAGATGGTCTCTGACCAGATCCTGGGACAGTCCAGCATCTGCCTTTACATTGACAAACGTTCCAAGAACCTGCTTGGGAGCC ATGACCTCCAAAGCTCTCTGACCGTGGACCTGGCTCTCGACCCTGGCCGCCTGAGTCCCCGTGCCACCTTCCAGGAAACAAAGAACCGGAGTCTGAGCCGAGTCCAAGTCCTCGGGCTGGAGACATACTGTGAAACCTTCACCCTGCTGCTCCCG ACCTGCGTGGAGGACTCTGTGACCCCCATCACCTTGCGTCTGAACTTCACGCTGGTGGGCGAGCCCCTCCCTGCCTTCAGAAACCTGCGGCCTATGCTGGCCGCCGATGCTCAGAGATACTTCATGGCCTCC CTCCCCTTTGAGAAGAACTGTGGAGCCGACCATATCTGCCAGGACGATCTCGGCATCTCCTTCAGCTTCCCAGG AAACAGGGGCAGCTGCGTTCCCTGCGCCTGA